One Alligator mississippiensis isolate rAllMis1 chromosome 1, rAllMis1, whole genome shotgun sequence genomic window carries:
- the LOC132250784 gene encoding zinc finger protein 239-like, protein MDALRPEEDRWPQSEGRAPEQTEVAAVDQVASPVGHESGEEPEARGSPECKDEFVELSELESHKVKLQWRESLRPNQGSGESLGGKQELAAMSQEKAQPCPKCRKTFMCPSLLALQKMRQSGEKPHMCAECGKSFPCLSTLSAHRRVHCGAPTHRFTQRGKSLVCSPELVKQQPVRSEQLRYLCVPCGKIFSHFSSLAQHGNIHLRRTTHRCTKCRKSFASQQDLSQHQCAQSRQQLHRCIECGKSFRQPSDLARHRRIHTGEKPHQCSVCGRRFTRSRDLARHKSVHTGEKPHQCSVCGKSFTRSCHLARHRRLHTGEKPHQCSVCGKRFSEAVYLARHQHVHTGEKPHHCSLCDKSFSHSSNLARHQRVHTQQHP, encoded by the coding sequence ATGGACGCCCTGAGACCTGAGGAGGACCGATGGCCCCAGAGTGAGGGGAGGGCCCCAGAGCAGACGGAGGTTGCAGCAGTGGACCAGGTAGCGTCTCCAGTTGGCCATGAGAGTGGGGAagagccagaagccagagggagccCCGAGTGCAAGGACGAATTTGTGGAGCTGAGCGAGCTGGAGAGCCACAAGGTCAAGTTGCAGTGGAGAGAGAGCCTGCGTCCGAACCAAGGCAGTGGGGAGAGCCTCGGGGGGAAACAGGAGCTCGCTGCCATGTCCCAGGAgaaagcccagccctgccccaagtgcaggaaAACCTTtatgtgcccctcactcctggcttTGCAGAAGATGAGGCAGtctggggagaagccccacatGTGCGcagagtgcgggaagagcttcccctgcctctcGACCCTGAGCGCTCACCGCAGGGTGCATTGTGGAGCGCCCACCCACCGCTTCACCCAGcgtgggaagagcctggtgtgcagcccagagctggtcaAGCAGCAACCTGTGCGGAGCGAGCAGCTTCGGTACCTCTGCGTCCCGTGTGGTAAGATCTTCAGCCACTTCTCGTCCCTGGCTCAGCACGGGAACATCCACTTGAGGAGGACGACACACCGCTGCACCAAGTGCAGGAAGAGCTTTGCCAGCCagcaagacctgtcccagcaccagtgtgcgCAGAGCCGGCAGCAGCTACACCGCTGCatcgagtgtgggaagagcttcaggcagccctccgACCTGGCCAGGCATCGGCGCAttcacacgggggagaagccacatcagtgctcggtgTGTGGGAGGAGATTTACCCGTTCCCGTGACCTGGCCAGGCACAAGAgcgtgcacacaggggagaagccacatcagtgctctgtgtgtgggaaaagCTTTACCCGCTCCTGTCACCTGGCCAGGCACAGGCGCttgcacacgggggagaagccacatcagtgctcggtgtgtgggaagagattcagcgAAGCTGTTTACCTGGCAAGGCATCAGcatgtccacacaggggagaagccacatcactgctcTCTGTGTGACAAGAGCTTCAGTCACTCCTccaacctggcccggcaccagcgcgTCCACACCCAGCAACATCCATAA